One stretch of Excalfactoria chinensis isolate bCotChi1 chromosome 2, bCotChi1.hap2, whole genome shotgun sequence DNA includes these proteins:
- the MED1 gene encoding mediator of RNA polymerase II transcription subunit 1 isoform X5 → MEKQVGQQSLLPFCRSKGMGVATVISTNLLMEQLYLKYQQRPWTETLKLVHFCMDKPRRSPVSDAPDGPLLSCMEKLQRTLNDKSLFSVMNRLESLSKQKGLNSHVSPSGTACYITSNMFYIEVQLEKDGRVMDAKLAHLGEAPVICDDLVQHLRMKNYDAFGKILEDLSNLYQIPGNSQMKAKGYLALQSLEKDLHSMSLLHRTQDVNRVTEVLHGKVGHLVPRTGGTPMNIEFYISPYQILEAELNPGSLVCGTKAVVTVEGTDTLHKLPLSPLLVDSQAEENGNPTFLPLTDELSVDLSAYFLLKFHQPIPLSLSNLEDIQMLTGIQITALKLAPLYELIIQSTLKEKCSEDLSMHKSRFFVSLPDCPKHCYFINKGSEKSNLAGALVSKIPFTHPKCVPAVIEILRHQMAYNSLISSCVSDKYINEDDSELLYFEVIPHKNTSFSVFFIHPMSENLACEKSSVTFIYIPKIQL, encoded by the exons ATGGAGAAGCAGGTTGGGCAGCAGTCATTGCTCCCATTTTGCAGGTCTAAAGGCATGG GTGTTGCGACAGTTATCTCTACAAATCTTTTAATGGAACAGTTGTATCTAAAATATCAACAAAGACCGTGGACTGAAACTCTGAAACTTGTCCATTTTTGCATG GATAAGCCACGTCGATCTCCTGTCAGTGATGCTCCAGATGGTCCGCTGCTCTCATGCATGGAGAAGTTACAGAGGACGCTAAATG ataaatctttgttttctgtgatgaaCAGATTGGAATCTTTATCCAAACAAAAAGG GCTCAACTCTCATGTTAGCCCCAGTGGGACTGCCTGCTACATAACCTCAAACATGTTTTATATAGAAGTGCAGCTGGAGAAGGATGGAAGGGTGATGGATGCAAAGTTGGCTCACCTTGGAGAGGCTCCTGTG ATCTGTGATGACTTGGTGCAGCACCTCAG GATGAAGAATTATGACGCATTTGGAAAGATTCTAGAAGACCTGTCAAATCTGTATCAAATTCCAGGAAACAG CCAAATGAAAGCTAAGGGTTACCTTGCATTGCAGTCCCTTGAAAAAGATCTTCATTCAATGTCTCTTCTACACAG AACACAGGATGTAAACAGAGTTACCGAAGTACTTCATGGAAAAGTAGGACACCTGGTGCCAAGAACTGGAG gAACTCCCATGAACATTGAATTTTACATTTCTCCATATCAAATTTTGGAAGCAGAGCTCAATCCTG GTTCTCTGGTGTGTGGAACAAAAGCAGTTGTGACTGTTGAAGGCACAGATACGCTCCACAAGCTTCCTCTTTCTCCGCTGCTTGTAGACTCTcaagctgaagaaaatgg caACCCTACTTTTTTGCCACTGACTGATGAACTCAGTGTGGATTTGTCAGCTTATTTTTTGTTGAAGTTTCATCAGCCTATTCCACTGTCCTTATCCAACCTTGAAGATATACAGATGCTCACAG GAATTCAGATCACTGCCTTGAAACTAGCTCCTTTGTATGAGCTGATCATTCAGTCTactcttaaagaaaaatgtagtgAAGATTTGTCTATGCACAAATCCCGTTTCTTTGTG TCTCTTCCAGATTGCCCAAAGCACTGTTATTTCATAAACAAGGGCTCCGAAAAATCAAATTTAGCAGGAGCCTTGGTGAGTAAAATCCCATTTACCCATCCAAAGTGTGTTCCTGCTGTAATAGAGATTCTTCGACATCAGATGGCATATAACAGTCTTATTAGCAGCTGTGTTTCTGACAAGTATATAAATGAAG atgatTCAGAACTGCTTTACTTTGAAGTGATACCACACAAGAACACcagcttttctgtcttcttcattCATCCTATGAGTGAGAATTTAGCTTGTG AGAAGTCCAGTGTAACCTTCATTTACATCCCCAAGATCCAACTCTAA
- the MED1 gene encoding mediator of RNA polymerase II transcription subunit 1 isoform X2 — protein MGVATVISTNLLMEQLYLKYQQRPWTETLKLVHFCMDKPRRSPVSDAPDGPLLSCMEKLQRTLNAWCFSGMHHLEWTQLPFSISLLWRRLSEEKAFISRSQSCKLRLNSHVSPSGTACYITSNMFYIEVQLEKDGRVMDAKLAHLGEAPVICDDLVQHLRMKNYDAFGKILEDLSNLYQIPGNSQMKAKGYLALQSLEKDLHSMSLLHRTQDVNRVTEVLHGKVGHLVPRTGGTPMNIEFYISPYQILEAELNPGSLVCGTKAVVTVEGTDTLHKLPLSPLLVDSQAEENGNPTFLPLTDELSVDLSAYFLLKFHQPIPLSLSNLEDIQMLTGIQITALKLAPLYELIIQSTLKEKCSEDLSMHKSRFFVSLPDCPKHCYFINKGSEKSNLAGALVSKIPFTHPKCVPAVIEILRHQMAYNSLISSCVSDKYINEDDSELLYFEVIPHKNTSFSVFFIHPMSENLACVTIDVVTSREVQCNLHLHPQDPTLNSSDGFISRSVKCCLSVPVVMRAIYRNATKLEADSGTQSTEVDTKQKSELPCEQIIDSNRFEESLSAAGQQDLLKTNKESVPDCTEQRLSTAKLETLGDEMEKSNTTVNTETLSRVEEINCAASTEALMKDK, from the exons ATGG GTGTTGCGACAGTTATCTCTACAAATCTTTTAATGGAACAGTTGTATCTAAAATATCAACAAAGACCGTGGACTGAAACTCTGAAACTTGTCCATTTTTGCATG GATAAGCCACGTCGATCTCCTGTCAGTGATGCTCCAGATGGTCCGCTGCTCTCATGCATGGAGAAGTTACAGAGGACGCTAAATG CATGGTGTTTTTCTGGGATGCATCACTTGGAGTGGACTCAACTGCCATTTTCGATTAGCCTGTTGTGGAGGAGGTTGAGTGAAGAGAAGGCATTCATATCCAGGTCCCAAAGCTGCAAACTGAG GCTCAACTCTCATGTTAGCCCCAGTGGGACTGCCTGCTACATAACCTCAAACATGTTTTATATAGAAGTGCAGCTGGAGAAGGATGGAAGGGTGATGGATGCAAAGTTGGCTCACCTTGGAGAGGCTCCTGTG ATCTGTGATGACTTGGTGCAGCACCTCAG GATGAAGAATTATGACGCATTTGGAAAGATTCTAGAAGACCTGTCAAATCTGTATCAAATTCCAGGAAACAG CCAAATGAAAGCTAAGGGTTACCTTGCATTGCAGTCCCTTGAAAAAGATCTTCATTCAATGTCTCTTCTACACAG AACACAGGATGTAAACAGAGTTACCGAAGTACTTCATGGAAAAGTAGGACACCTGGTGCCAAGAACTGGAG gAACTCCCATGAACATTGAATTTTACATTTCTCCATATCAAATTTTGGAAGCAGAGCTCAATCCTG GTTCTCTGGTGTGTGGAACAAAAGCAGTTGTGACTGTTGAAGGCACAGATACGCTCCACAAGCTTCCTCTTTCTCCGCTGCTTGTAGACTCTcaagctgaagaaaatgg caACCCTACTTTTTTGCCACTGACTGATGAACTCAGTGTGGATTTGTCAGCTTATTTTTTGTTGAAGTTTCATCAGCCTATTCCACTGTCCTTATCCAACCTTGAAGATATACAGATGCTCACAG GAATTCAGATCACTGCCTTGAAACTAGCTCCTTTGTATGAGCTGATCATTCAGTCTactcttaaagaaaaatgtagtgAAGATTTGTCTATGCACAAATCCCGTTTCTTTGTG TCTCTTCCAGATTGCCCAAAGCACTGTTATTTCATAAACAAGGGCTCCGAAAAATCAAATTTAGCAGGAGCCTTGGTGAGTAAAATCCCATTTACCCATCCAAAGTGTGTTCCTGCTGTAATAGAGATTCTTCGACATCAGATGGCATATAACAGTCTTATTAGCAGCTGTGTTTCTGACAAGTATATAAATGAAG atgatTCAGAACTGCTTTACTTTGAAGTGATACCACACAAGAACACcagcttttctgtcttcttcattCATCCTATGAGTGAGAATTTAGCTTGTG TGACTATTGATGTTGTTACCTCCAGAGAAGTCCAGTGTAACCTTCATTTACATCCCCAAGATCCAACTCTAAATTCTAGTGATGGTTTTATATCAAGATCTGTGAAGTG CTGCTTGTCAGTCCCAGTTGTCATGAGAGCTATTTATAGGAATGCTACCAAATTGGAAGCTGATAGTGgaacacaaagcacagaagtagacacaaaacaaaaatctgaactGCCATGTGAGCAAATTATTGATTCTAATAGATTTGAAGAAAGTCTTTCTGCAGCTGGACAGCAAGATCTGCTTAAGACAAATAAGGAAAGTGTTCCAGACTGCACGGAACAAAGACTCTCTACAGCCAAGCTGGAAACTTTGGGTGATGAGATGGAAAAAAGTAACACTACAGTCAACACAGAAACCTTGTCCAGAGTGGAAGAAATTAATTGTGCAGCTAGTACAGAAGCTTTAATGAAAGATAAGTGA
- the MED1 gene encoding mediator of RNA polymerase II transcription subunit 1 isoform X4, with translation MGEWECSLGVATVISTNLLMEQLYLKYQQRPWTETLKLVHFCMDKPRRSPVSDAPDGPLLSCMEKLQRTLNDKSLFSVMNRLESLSKQKGLNSHVSPSGTACYITSNMFYIEVQLEKDGRVMDAKLAHLGEAPVICDDLVQHLRMKNYDAFGKILEDLSNLYQIPGNSQMKAKGYLALQSLEKDLHSMSLLHRTQDVNRVTEVLHGKVGHLVPRTGGTPMNIEFYISPYQILEAELNPGSLVCGTKAVVTVEGTDTLHKLPLSPLLVDSQAEENGNPTFLPLTDELSVDLSAYFLLKFHQPIPLSLSNLEDIQMLTGIQITALKLAPLYELIIQSTLKEKCSEDLSMHKSRFFVSLPDCPKHCYFINKGSEKSNLAGALVSKIPFTHPKCVPAVIEILRHQMAYNSLISSCVSDKYINEDDSELLYFEVIPHKNTSFSVFFIHPMSENLACVTIDVVTSREVQCNLHLHPQDPTLNSSDGFISRSVKCCLSVPVVMRAIYRNATKLEADSGTQSTEVDTKQKSELPCEQIIDSNRFEESLSAAGQQDLLKTNKESVPDCTEQRLSTAKLETLGDEMEKSNTTVNTETLSRVEEINCAASTEALMKDK, from the exons ATGGGTGAGTGGGAATGTTCCCTTG GTGTTGCGACAGTTATCTCTACAAATCTTTTAATGGAACAGTTGTATCTAAAATATCAACAAAGACCGTGGACTGAAACTCTGAAACTTGTCCATTTTTGCATG GATAAGCCACGTCGATCTCCTGTCAGTGATGCTCCAGATGGTCCGCTGCTCTCATGCATGGAGAAGTTACAGAGGACGCTAAATG ataaatctttgttttctgtgatgaaCAGATTGGAATCTTTATCCAAACAAAAAGG GCTCAACTCTCATGTTAGCCCCAGTGGGACTGCCTGCTACATAACCTCAAACATGTTTTATATAGAAGTGCAGCTGGAGAAGGATGGAAGGGTGATGGATGCAAAGTTGGCTCACCTTGGAGAGGCTCCTGTG ATCTGTGATGACTTGGTGCAGCACCTCAG GATGAAGAATTATGACGCATTTGGAAAGATTCTAGAAGACCTGTCAAATCTGTATCAAATTCCAGGAAACAG CCAAATGAAAGCTAAGGGTTACCTTGCATTGCAGTCCCTTGAAAAAGATCTTCATTCAATGTCTCTTCTACACAG AACACAGGATGTAAACAGAGTTACCGAAGTACTTCATGGAAAAGTAGGACACCTGGTGCCAAGAACTGGAG gAACTCCCATGAACATTGAATTTTACATTTCTCCATATCAAATTTTGGAAGCAGAGCTCAATCCTG GTTCTCTGGTGTGTGGAACAAAAGCAGTTGTGACTGTTGAAGGCACAGATACGCTCCACAAGCTTCCTCTTTCTCCGCTGCTTGTAGACTCTcaagctgaagaaaatgg caACCCTACTTTTTTGCCACTGACTGATGAACTCAGTGTGGATTTGTCAGCTTATTTTTTGTTGAAGTTTCATCAGCCTATTCCACTGTCCTTATCCAACCTTGAAGATATACAGATGCTCACAG GAATTCAGATCACTGCCTTGAAACTAGCTCCTTTGTATGAGCTGATCATTCAGTCTactcttaaagaaaaatgtagtgAAGATTTGTCTATGCACAAATCCCGTTTCTTTGTG TCTCTTCCAGATTGCCCAAAGCACTGTTATTTCATAAACAAGGGCTCCGAAAAATCAAATTTAGCAGGAGCCTTGGTGAGTAAAATCCCATTTACCCATCCAAAGTGTGTTCCTGCTGTAATAGAGATTCTTCGACATCAGATGGCATATAACAGTCTTATTAGCAGCTGTGTTTCTGACAAGTATATAAATGAAG atgatTCAGAACTGCTTTACTTTGAAGTGATACCACACAAGAACACcagcttttctgtcttcttcattCATCCTATGAGTGAGAATTTAGCTTGTG TGACTATTGATGTTGTTACCTCCAGAGAAGTCCAGTGTAACCTTCATTTACATCCCCAAGATCCAACTCTAAATTCTAGTGATGGTTTTATATCAAGATCTGTGAAGTG CTGCTTGTCAGTCCCAGTTGTCATGAGAGCTATTTATAGGAATGCTACCAAATTGGAAGCTGATAGTGgaacacaaagcacagaagtagacacaaaacaaaaatctgaactGCCATGTGAGCAAATTATTGATTCTAATAGATTTGAAGAAAGTCTTTCTGCAGCTGGACAGCAAGATCTGCTTAAGACAAATAAGGAAAGTGTTCCAGACTGCACGGAACAAAGACTCTCTACAGCCAAGCTGGAAACTTTGGGTGATGAGATGGAAAAAAGTAACACTACAGTCAACACAGAAACCTTGTCCAGAGTGGAAGAAATTAATTGTGCAGCTAGTACAGAAGCTTTAATGAAAGATAAGTGA
- the MED1 gene encoding mediator of RNA polymerase II transcription subunit 1 isoform X1, producing the protein MGEWECSLGVATVISTNLLMEQLYLKYQQRPWTETLKLVHFCMDKPRRSPVSDAPDGPLLSCMEKLQRTLNAWCFSGMHHLEWTQLPFSISLLWRRLSEEKAFISRSQSCKLRLNSHVSPSGTACYITSNMFYIEVQLEKDGRVMDAKLAHLGEAPVICDDLVQHLRMKNYDAFGKILEDLSNLYQIPGNSQMKAKGYLALQSLEKDLHSMSLLHRTQDVNRVTEVLHGKVGHLVPRTGGTPMNIEFYISPYQILEAELNPGSLVCGTKAVVTVEGTDTLHKLPLSPLLVDSQAEENGNPTFLPLTDELSVDLSAYFLLKFHQPIPLSLSNLEDIQMLTGIQITALKLAPLYELIIQSTLKEKCSEDLSMHKSRFFVSLPDCPKHCYFINKGSEKSNLAGALVSKIPFTHPKCVPAVIEILRHQMAYNSLISSCVSDKYINEDDSELLYFEVIPHKNTSFSVFFIHPMSENLACVTIDVVTSREVQCNLHLHPQDPTLNSSDGFISRSVKCCLSVPVVMRAIYRNATKLEADSGTQSTEVDTKQKSELPCEQIIDSNRFEESLSAAGQQDLLKTNKESVPDCTEQRLSTAKLETLGDEMEKSNTTVNTETLSRVEEINCAASTEALMKDK; encoded by the exons ATGGGTGAGTGGGAATGTTCCCTTG GTGTTGCGACAGTTATCTCTACAAATCTTTTAATGGAACAGTTGTATCTAAAATATCAACAAAGACCGTGGACTGAAACTCTGAAACTTGTCCATTTTTGCATG GATAAGCCACGTCGATCTCCTGTCAGTGATGCTCCAGATGGTCCGCTGCTCTCATGCATGGAGAAGTTACAGAGGACGCTAAATG CATGGTGTTTTTCTGGGATGCATCACTTGGAGTGGACTCAACTGCCATTTTCGATTAGCCTGTTGTGGAGGAGGTTGAGTGAAGAGAAGGCATTCATATCCAGGTCCCAAAGCTGCAAACTGAG GCTCAACTCTCATGTTAGCCCCAGTGGGACTGCCTGCTACATAACCTCAAACATGTTTTATATAGAAGTGCAGCTGGAGAAGGATGGAAGGGTGATGGATGCAAAGTTGGCTCACCTTGGAGAGGCTCCTGTG ATCTGTGATGACTTGGTGCAGCACCTCAG GATGAAGAATTATGACGCATTTGGAAAGATTCTAGAAGACCTGTCAAATCTGTATCAAATTCCAGGAAACAG CCAAATGAAAGCTAAGGGTTACCTTGCATTGCAGTCCCTTGAAAAAGATCTTCATTCAATGTCTCTTCTACACAG AACACAGGATGTAAACAGAGTTACCGAAGTACTTCATGGAAAAGTAGGACACCTGGTGCCAAGAACTGGAG gAACTCCCATGAACATTGAATTTTACATTTCTCCATATCAAATTTTGGAAGCAGAGCTCAATCCTG GTTCTCTGGTGTGTGGAACAAAAGCAGTTGTGACTGTTGAAGGCACAGATACGCTCCACAAGCTTCCTCTTTCTCCGCTGCTTGTAGACTCTcaagctgaagaaaatgg caACCCTACTTTTTTGCCACTGACTGATGAACTCAGTGTGGATTTGTCAGCTTATTTTTTGTTGAAGTTTCATCAGCCTATTCCACTGTCCTTATCCAACCTTGAAGATATACAGATGCTCACAG GAATTCAGATCACTGCCTTGAAACTAGCTCCTTTGTATGAGCTGATCATTCAGTCTactcttaaagaaaaatgtagtgAAGATTTGTCTATGCACAAATCCCGTTTCTTTGTG TCTCTTCCAGATTGCCCAAAGCACTGTTATTTCATAAACAAGGGCTCCGAAAAATCAAATTTAGCAGGAGCCTTGGTGAGTAAAATCCCATTTACCCATCCAAAGTGTGTTCCTGCTGTAATAGAGATTCTTCGACATCAGATGGCATATAACAGTCTTATTAGCAGCTGTGTTTCTGACAAGTATATAAATGAAG atgatTCAGAACTGCTTTACTTTGAAGTGATACCACACAAGAACACcagcttttctgtcttcttcattCATCCTATGAGTGAGAATTTAGCTTGTG TGACTATTGATGTTGTTACCTCCAGAGAAGTCCAGTGTAACCTTCATTTACATCCCCAAGATCCAACTCTAAATTCTAGTGATGGTTTTATATCAAGATCTGTGAAGTG CTGCTTGTCAGTCCCAGTTGTCATGAGAGCTATTTATAGGAATGCTACCAAATTGGAAGCTGATAGTGgaacacaaagcacagaagtagacacaaaacaaaaatctgaactGCCATGTGAGCAAATTATTGATTCTAATAGATTTGAAGAAAGTCTTTCTGCAGCTGGACAGCAAGATCTGCTTAAGACAAATAAGGAAAGTGTTCCAGACTGCACGGAACAAAGACTCTCTACAGCCAAGCTGGAAACTTTGGGTGATGAGATGGAAAAAAGTAACACTACAGTCAACACAGAAACCTTGTCCAGAGTGGAAGAAATTAATTGTGCAGCTAGTACAGAAGCTTTAATGAAAGATAAGTGA
- the MED1 gene encoding mediator of RNA polymerase II transcription subunit 1 isoform X3, translating to MEQLYLKYQQRPWTETLKLVHFCMDKPRRSPVSDAPDGPLLSCMEKLQRTLNAWCFSGMHHLEWTQLPFSISLLWRRLSEEKAFISRSQSCKLRLNSHVSPSGTACYITSNMFYIEVQLEKDGRVMDAKLAHLGEAPVICDDLVQHLRMKNYDAFGKILEDLSNLYQIPGNSQMKAKGYLALQSLEKDLHSMSLLHRTQDVNRVTEVLHGKVGHLVPRTGGTPMNIEFYISPYQILEAELNPGSLVCGTKAVVTVEGTDTLHKLPLSPLLVDSQAEENGNPTFLPLTDELSVDLSAYFLLKFHQPIPLSLSNLEDIQMLTGIQITALKLAPLYELIIQSTLKEKCSEDLSMHKSRFFVSLPDCPKHCYFINKGSEKSNLAGALVSKIPFTHPKCVPAVIEILRHQMAYNSLISSCVSDKYINEDDSELLYFEVIPHKNTSFSVFFIHPMSENLACVTIDVVTSREVQCNLHLHPQDPTLNSSDGFISRSVKCCLSVPVVMRAIYRNATKLEADSGTQSTEVDTKQKSELPCEQIIDSNRFEESLSAAGQQDLLKTNKESVPDCTEQRLSTAKLETLGDEMEKSNTTVNTETLSRVEEINCAASTEALMKDK from the exons ATGGAACAGTTGTATCTAAAATATCAACAAAGACCGTGGACTGAAACTCTGAAACTTGTCCATTTTTGCATG GATAAGCCACGTCGATCTCCTGTCAGTGATGCTCCAGATGGTCCGCTGCTCTCATGCATGGAGAAGTTACAGAGGACGCTAAATG CATGGTGTTTTTCTGGGATGCATCACTTGGAGTGGACTCAACTGCCATTTTCGATTAGCCTGTTGTGGAGGAGGTTGAGTGAAGAGAAGGCATTCATATCCAGGTCCCAAAGCTGCAAACTGAG GCTCAACTCTCATGTTAGCCCCAGTGGGACTGCCTGCTACATAACCTCAAACATGTTTTATATAGAAGTGCAGCTGGAGAAGGATGGAAGGGTGATGGATGCAAAGTTGGCTCACCTTGGAGAGGCTCCTGTG ATCTGTGATGACTTGGTGCAGCACCTCAG GATGAAGAATTATGACGCATTTGGAAAGATTCTAGAAGACCTGTCAAATCTGTATCAAATTCCAGGAAACAG CCAAATGAAAGCTAAGGGTTACCTTGCATTGCAGTCCCTTGAAAAAGATCTTCATTCAATGTCTCTTCTACACAG AACACAGGATGTAAACAGAGTTACCGAAGTACTTCATGGAAAAGTAGGACACCTGGTGCCAAGAACTGGAG gAACTCCCATGAACATTGAATTTTACATTTCTCCATATCAAATTTTGGAAGCAGAGCTCAATCCTG GTTCTCTGGTGTGTGGAACAAAAGCAGTTGTGACTGTTGAAGGCACAGATACGCTCCACAAGCTTCCTCTTTCTCCGCTGCTTGTAGACTCTcaagctgaagaaaatgg caACCCTACTTTTTTGCCACTGACTGATGAACTCAGTGTGGATTTGTCAGCTTATTTTTTGTTGAAGTTTCATCAGCCTATTCCACTGTCCTTATCCAACCTTGAAGATATACAGATGCTCACAG GAATTCAGATCACTGCCTTGAAACTAGCTCCTTTGTATGAGCTGATCATTCAGTCTactcttaaagaaaaatgtagtgAAGATTTGTCTATGCACAAATCCCGTTTCTTTGTG TCTCTTCCAGATTGCCCAAAGCACTGTTATTTCATAAACAAGGGCTCCGAAAAATCAAATTTAGCAGGAGCCTTGGTGAGTAAAATCCCATTTACCCATCCAAAGTGTGTTCCTGCTGTAATAGAGATTCTTCGACATCAGATGGCATATAACAGTCTTATTAGCAGCTGTGTTTCTGACAAGTATATAAATGAAG atgatTCAGAACTGCTTTACTTTGAAGTGATACCACACAAGAACACcagcttttctgtcttcttcattCATCCTATGAGTGAGAATTTAGCTTGTG TGACTATTGATGTTGTTACCTCCAGAGAAGTCCAGTGTAACCTTCATTTACATCCCCAAGATCCAACTCTAAATTCTAGTGATGGTTTTATATCAAGATCTGTGAAGTG CTGCTTGTCAGTCCCAGTTGTCATGAGAGCTATTTATAGGAATGCTACCAAATTGGAAGCTGATAGTGgaacacaaagcacagaagtagacacaaaacaaaaatctgaactGCCATGTGAGCAAATTATTGATTCTAATAGATTTGAAGAAAGTCTTTCTGCAGCTGGACAGCAAGATCTGCTTAAGACAAATAAGGAAAGTGTTCCAGACTGCACGGAACAAAGACTCTCTACAGCCAAGCTGGAAACTTTGGGTGATGAGATGGAAAAAAGTAACACTACAGTCAACACAGAAACCTTGTCCAGAGTGGAAGAAATTAATTGTGCAGCTAGTACAGAAGCTTTAATGAAAGATAAGTGA
- the YAE1 gene encoding protein YAE1 homolog isoform X1, which translates to MFFTFISNLMLSWETSESFSVFALGHKPKLSVITAAMSWVQVVASRSNEDVFDEDADEMYPVQKEWNNTMKKRLKEGYRDGVEAGKELALQEGFNQGYRQGAELMVTCGQFRGTLNALLSWCHLNGHDSAFKKINNLLEVIGKHEDDLLKHLNSIQLQPNIGDILDSVEDMDLSHISPAWTECSEVNAEKYEHVGSSGENCCRNNGEDGSLRSDCNREKLLTDPEKSTLAWVKKQTVWLVEQLGLSLDILHHIQQLEH; encoded by the exons atgttttttacttttatttctaatCTGATGCTTAGCTGGGAAACTTCTGAGAGTTTCTCAGTTTTTGCTTTAGGCCATAAACCAAAGTTAAGTGTCATCACTGCTGCTATGTCCTGGGTACAAGTTGTAGCTAGTCGATCCAATGAGGACGTATTTGATGAAGATGCAGATGAGATGTATCCAGTACAGAAAGAATGGAATAACACCATGAAAAAAAGACTGAAG GAGGGCTATAGAGATGGTGTTGAGGCTGGGAAAGAGCTTGCACTTCAGGAAGGCTTCAATCAAGGTTATAGACAAGGTGCTGAGCTGATGGTTACGTGTGGCCAATTCAGAGGGACCCTGAA tgcCCTCTTATCCTGGTGTCATCTTAATGGACatgattctgcttttaaaaagattaaTAACCTTCTAGAGGTCATTGGAAAGCATGAAGATGACCTACTTAAGCATCTGAATTCTATTCAACTACAGCCGAACATTGGAGACATTTTAGATTCTGTTGAGGACATGGACCTTAGTCATATTTCTCCAGCTTGGACAGAGTGCAGTGAAGTTAATGCCGAAAAATATGAACATGTTGGCAGCTCTGGTGAAAACTGTTGTAGAAATAATGGTGAGGATGGTTCGTTGCGATCTGACTGCAATAGGGAGAAACTCCTTACAGATCCTGAGAAGTCAACTCTTGCTTGGgttaaaaagcaaactgtttGGCTGGTAGAACAACTGGGTTTATCACTGGACATACTCCATCACATCCAGCAACTGGAACATTAG
- the YAE1 gene encoding protein YAE1 homolog isoform X2 — protein sequence MSWVQVVASRSNEDVFDEDADEMYPVQKEWNNTMKKRLKEGYRDGVEAGKELALQEGFNQGYRQGAELMVTCGQFRGTLNALLSWCHLNGHDSAFKKINNLLEVIGKHEDDLLKHLNSIQLQPNIGDILDSVEDMDLSHISPAWTECSEVNAEKYEHVGSSGENCCRNNGEDGSLRSDCNREKLLTDPEKSTLAWVKKQTVWLVEQLGLSLDILHHIQQLEH from the exons ATGTCCTGGGTACAAGTTGTAGCTAGTCGATCCAATGAGGACGTATTTGATGAAGATGCAGATGAGATGTATCCAGTACAGAAAGAATGGAATAACACCATGAAAAAAAGACTGAAG GAGGGCTATAGAGATGGTGTTGAGGCTGGGAAAGAGCTTGCACTTCAGGAAGGCTTCAATCAAGGTTATAGACAAGGTGCTGAGCTGATGGTTACGTGTGGCCAATTCAGAGGGACCCTGAA tgcCCTCTTATCCTGGTGTCATCTTAATGGACatgattctgcttttaaaaagattaaTAACCTTCTAGAGGTCATTGGAAAGCATGAAGATGACCTACTTAAGCATCTGAATTCTATTCAACTACAGCCGAACATTGGAGACATTTTAGATTCTGTTGAGGACATGGACCTTAGTCATATTTCTCCAGCTTGGACAGAGTGCAGTGAAGTTAATGCCGAAAAATATGAACATGTTGGCAGCTCTGGTGAAAACTGTTGTAGAAATAATGGTGAGGATGGTTCGTTGCGATCTGACTGCAATAGGGAGAAACTCCTTACAGATCCTGAGAAGTCAACTCTTGCTTGGgttaaaaagcaaactgtttGGCTGGTAGAACAACTGGGTTTATCACTGGACATACTCCATCACATCCAGCAACTGGAACATTAG